Proteins from one Terriglobia bacterium genomic window:
- a CDS encoding molybdenum cofactor biosynthesis protein MoaE, whose protein sequence is MRVKVLLFGQLKDIVGRQEESLDLDSGARLSAVMDHYSGLYPKFQGLTKSIACSINQEYAQGEALLKEGDEVGLLPPVSGGKSKAAELQSAHCAIVRKPIDIQAIRKNLERPEDGSALFFDGIVRNNTRGRRTLFLDYEAYESMALNEMEKLAQAALEQFKVRDVCLIHRLGRLEIGETSVLIGVASAHRVAAFEACRWLIDTLKKTVPIWKKEYFEDGAVWADGEPFPEQIRVNK, encoded by the coding sequence ATGCGTGTTAAGGTGCTGCTGTTCGGGCAGCTCAAAGACATTGTTGGCCGGCAGGAAGAGTCTCTCGATCTGGATTCAGGGGCCCGGCTCTCAGCCGTGATGGACCATTATTCCGGTCTCTATCCCAAATTCCAAGGTCTCACCAAGTCGATTGCGTGCTCCATCAACCAGGAATATGCGCAGGGCGAGGCGCTGCTTAAAGAAGGCGACGAGGTTGGCCTGCTGCCTCCGGTAAGCGGCGGGAAATCCAAAGCGGCGGAACTCCAGTCCGCGCATTGCGCCATTGTGCGCAAACCCATTGATATTCAGGCGATTAGAAAGAACCTGGAGCGTCCGGAAGACGGGTCAGCATTATTTTTTGATGGAATTGTGCGCAATAATACGCGCGGCCGGCGTACTTTGTTTTTGGATTATGAAGCCTACGAATCCATGGCTTTAAATGAGATGGAAAAGCTGGCCCAGGCGGCACTTGAGCAATTTAAAGTGCGCGACGTTTGCCTGATCCATCGGCTGGGCAGACTGGAGATTGGGGAAACCAGCGTGCTGATCGGCGTTGCTTCTGCGCATCGAGTGGCCGCTTTTGAGGCCTGCCGATGGCTGATTGATACGTTAAAAAAGACCGTCCCGATCTGGAAAAAGGAGTATTTCGAGGATGGCGCGGTCTGGGCCGATGGTGAACCTTTTCCTGAACAAATTAGGGTAAATAAATAA
- a CDS encoding VWA domain-containing protein, which translates to MLKATNSGSNSAFSEWLKLPMWISFSLSLLLLLALAGVSCVAQSASSSISAYADAIKQSTISERIAAMDRYVAMAGSSKLKTDALEFLVWDNLRLGHQSQSAQRAKELLAISPGNPIAVAVLNQDMSSASRDKTATANRLAQLNSAMSSLDQLGKPEGMLDRNFQVLKQQVAIMLNGAVGLSYLAIEDYPQARMALEQAVASDPNNAQLVYGMGLALLNGKNRDQYRGYWYLARAANLTAGTPQGQEINNYAWQAYVKDGGKAEGWQRYQASAAALDAPPNPDTGKPQPAASVVASSRTNSRSTGNSAASANSASAAKRTETTEASNRGSSSKKKKTPFGFEDTLHEPPSREPVVSANAPANRPKVIAAPSEAVSLGILIETSLLTSQNRRAIIATLKDIVRNLRVNDEACILVFSDQLDFEQDLTADDALLEEALGQIRPKQGKALLSGVAFAAGHLKRIGKNSNRVLLVISDGRSGQATSDTLTFRSQVSGVRIDCIGLNAGGASERALLEQVAAYSGGKASFASDSGEFRTAALQMTRNMGIAVP; encoded by the coding sequence ATGTTGAAGGCTACAAATTCCGGAAGCAACTCTGCTTTTTCAGAGTGGCTGAAATTGCCGATGTGGATCTCTTTCAGCTTGTCGCTCCTTTTGCTTCTCGCGCTTGCCGGAGTTTCTTGCGTCGCGCAATCTGCAAGTAGCAGCATCAGCGCTTACGCTGACGCTATCAAGCAATCCACGATCTCCGAGCGCATCGCTGCCATGGATCGATATGTGGCGATGGCTGGCAGCAGCAAATTGAAAACGGACGCGCTGGAGTTTCTTGTCTGGGACAATCTTCGGTTAGGACATCAGTCACAGAGTGCGCAGCGGGCCAAAGAATTGCTGGCTATCTCACCCGGCAATCCGATTGCGGTGGCAGTACTCAATCAGGACATGTCGTCCGCATCGCGCGATAAAACCGCGACGGCGAACCGGCTGGCACAATTGAATTCCGCCATGAGCAGCCTTGATCAGTTGGGCAAGCCTGAAGGCATGCTGGATAGAAATTTTCAGGTGCTCAAGCAGCAGGTCGCCATCATGCTGAATGGCGCGGTTGGCCTGAGTTATCTGGCGATAGAAGATTACCCGCAGGCGCGCATGGCGTTGGAGCAGGCCGTAGCCAGTGATCCGAATAATGCGCAGTTAGTTTATGGCATGGGACTGGCCCTGTTGAATGGCAAAAACCGCGATCAATATCGCGGCTACTGGTATCTGGCGCGCGCAGCAAATCTAACCGCAGGAACGCCGCAGGGGCAGGAGATCAACAATTACGCATGGCAAGCGTATGTAAAAGACGGCGGAAAAGCTGAGGGCTGGCAGCGTTATCAGGCCAGCGCTGCTGCGTTGGACGCGCCACCCAACCCCGACACAGGAAAGCCGCAGCCCGCAGCTAGCGTCGTCGCTTCCAGCCGCACCAATTCGCGATCGACGGGAAATTCTGCAGCGTCCGCGAATAGCGCAAGCGCGGCAAAGCGAACAGAGACGACCGAAGCGTCCAATCGAGGGAGTTCTTCGAAAAAGAAAAAAACGCCTTTTGGTTTTGAAGATACGCTGCATGAGCCGCCTTCACGTGAACCTGTCGTATCGGCAAATGCTCCTGCAAACCGGCCTAAAGTGATTGCTGCGCCCTCTGAAGCCGTGTCACTGGGCATACTGATTGAGACTTCGCTGCTGACCAGCCAGAACAGGCGGGCGATTATTGCCACGTTGAAAGACATCGTAAGGAATCTGCGGGTCAATGATGAAGCCTGCATCCTGGTCTTTAGTGACCAGCTTGACTTTGAGCAGGACCTTACGGCCGACGACGCGCTTCTTGAAGAAGCGCTTGGCCAGATACGTCCCAAGCAGGGCAAGGCGCTGCTCTCTGGAGTGGCTTTTGCCGCGGGACACTTGAAGCGTATTGGCAAGAACAGTAACCGAGTCCTGCTGGTGATTTCCGATGGACGCAGCGGGCAGGCCACGTCAGATACCCTCACGTTCCGCAGCCAGGTAAGCGGTGTGCGCATTGACTGTATTGGGCTGAATGCTGGTGGCGCATCCGAGCGTGCGTTGCTGGAGCAGGTTGCGGCGTATTCCGGCGGCAAAGCGTCTTTCGCGTCTGATTCAGGCGAATTCCGCACCGCGGCGCTGCAAATGACTCGTAACATGGGAATCGCTGTACCGTAA
- a CDS encoding GNAT family N-acetyltransferase, producing MSAVTWPGAKPPRKPGSVAKNPTRYNASVITLRNYQPKDFSRLLEIDQSCFVEGIAYSREEMRYFLAVPTAITLVGLQDDEIMGFVIADRFRPRRASRSMGKIITIDVAPEAQHSGVGTVLMSAVEGELKQAGCDYVSLEVAVDNEAALRFYKKHGYSVLKTLPRYYLDSIDGLLMGKRL from the coding sequence GTGAGTGCGGTCACGTGGCCCGGTGCAAAACCGCCGCGCAAGCCCGGTTCTGTTGCGAAGAATCCCACCCGCTACAATGCTTCTGTGATCACCCTGCGCAACTATCAGCCAAAAGATTTTTCCCGGCTGCTGGAGATTGACCAGTCTTGCTTTGTTGAAGGCATTGCCTATTCCAGAGAGGAGATGCGCTATTTCCTTGCCGTGCCTACGGCCATCACGCTGGTTGGCTTGCAGGATGACGAGATCATGGGCTTTGTGATTGCGGACCGCTTTCGTCCTCGTCGAGCTTCACGGTCGATGGGCAAGATCATCACCATTGACGTTGCGCCTGAAGCGCAGCATAGTGGCGTGGGTACCGTATTAATGTCCGCCGTTGAAGGCGAACTGAAGCAAGCAGGATGTGACTATGTGTCGCTTGAAGTTGCTGTCGATAACGAGGCCGCGCTCAGGTTTTACAAGAAGCATGGATACTCCGTGCTGAAAACCCTGCCACGCTATTATCTTGATTCGATCGACGGCCTGCTGATGGGGAAAAGGCTGTGA
- a CDS encoding lmo0937 family membrane protein: MLWTLFVVLLVLWLLGVVSSYTMGGFIHILLVLAVIALVFQLITGRRAAV, encoded by the coding sequence ATGCTTTGGACTCTATTTGTAGTTTTGCTTGTTCTCTGGCTGTTGGGAGTGGTTAGCAGCTACACCATGGGTGGATTTATCCACATACTTCTGGTGCTGGCTGTGATCGCGCTGGTATTCCAGTTGATCACCGGCAGACGCGCCGCGGTCTAG
- a CDS encoding hydantoinase/oxoprolinase family protein, producing the protein MPTRIPLRIAIDSGGTFTDCVWLQDSTLQILKVFSTPTDPSRSIADAVSKIAGDVQELVVLHGTTVGTNTLLQRKGARVAFVTTKGFEDSIEIGRQHRPKLYDFFFEKDPALSPAELRFGVDERISAEGAILRAPTAASLNALAAQIAAQKPQAIALSLLFSFANPENEKSVVDALAGLDLPLSVSHQILPEFREYERASTVLVNAYLQPVMQSYLQKLQEQAGSRRDARIFVMQSSGGITALATAAGQPVRTVLSGPAGGIVGAAAVAKRSGFDRIITFDMGGTSSDVALIDGQPTTTNEADVAGLPVRVPVLDIHTVGAGGGSLARFDAGGALRVGPESAGADPGPICYGKGERPTVTDANLLLGRLPADQFLGGDFQLDLPRTQKLVAQWLRKNHSNLSPEEFAAGVVRIVNANMEKAIRVVSIERGHDPRQFSLVAFGGAGAMHACELAHALRIPRVIVPAYPGALSALGILISDVVKDHSRTILLRVAPGAAFSTRLDPIFAELKRNIAAELKKEDWQGRAVFEPSCDIRYRGQGYELNLPYSANVLKRFHAEHKRRYGYSSPERDLEIVTVRMRGRVASPEKLSWLKIREEQGRLKASSQMVHFAGRRYMTQIIPRSEVRQGRRYRGPAIITEYSATTVVPPGLKYQKDRAGNLLIEL; encoded by the coding sequence ATGCCTACTCGTATCCCTCTCCGAATCGCCATTGATAGCGGCGGCACTTTCACTGACTGCGTCTGGCTACAGGATTCCACGCTGCAAATCCTAAAAGTTTTTTCCACGCCCACTGATCCGTCCAGGTCGATTGCCGATGCCGTGAGCAAGATTGCCGGCGATGTGCAGGAGCTTGTTGTGCTGCACGGGACGACCGTGGGCACTAATACGCTTCTACAGCGCAAAGGCGCGCGCGTGGCTTTTGTAACAACCAAGGGATTTGAGGATTCCATCGAGATCGGCCGCCAGCATCGTCCCAAGCTGTACGACTTTTTCTTTGAGAAGGACCCCGCGCTCTCGCCGGCTGAGCTGCGCTTTGGCGTCGATGAACGCATATCAGCCGAAGGCGCAATACTGCGCGCGCCTACCGCCGCCTCGTTAAACGCTCTGGCCGCGCAGATCGCAGCCCAAAAGCCCCAGGCCATCGCTCTCTCGTTGTTGTTTTCATTCGCGAATCCGGAGAATGAAAAATCAGTAGTAGACGCGCTGGCCGGTCTCGATCTTCCGCTCTCCGTCTCTCATCAGATCTTGCCTGAGTTTCGCGAGTATGAACGCGCCAGCACGGTGCTTGTGAATGCGTATTTGCAGCCGGTAATGCAGAGTTATTTGCAAAAACTTCAGGAGCAGGCAGGAAGCAGACGTGACGCGCGCATCTTCGTGATGCAATCCAGCGGCGGCATCACTGCGCTGGCTACTGCGGCGGGGCAGCCGGTACGAACCGTGCTTTCAGGGCCTGCGGGCGGCATTGTGGGCGCGGCCGCCGTGGCCAAGCGCAGCGGATTTGACCGCATCATCACCTTTGATATGGGCGGCACATCTTCTGACGTTGCGCTGATTGACGGCCAGCCCACCACAACCAATGAAGCCGACGTCGCTGGACTTCCTGTGCGCGTGCCGGTGCTCGATATTCACACAGTGGGCGCGGGCGGTGGATCGCTGGCGCGCTTTGATGCCGGTGGCGCTTTGCGTGTGGGCCCTGAATCTGCGGGCGCCGATCCGGGGCCAATCTGTTATGGCAAGGGCGAACGCCCTACCGTGACTGACGCCAACCTTTTGCTTGGCCGCCTGCCTGCCGACCAGTTTCTTGGCGGCGACTTTCAACTCGACCTGCCGCGCACGCAAAAGCTCGTCGCGCAGTGGCTCAGGAAAAATCACAGCAATCTTTCTCCGGAAGAGTTTGCCGCCGGGGTGGTGCGGATCGTCAACGCCAATATGGAAAAAGCGATTCGTGTGGTTTCGATTGAGCGCGGGCATGATCCACGGCAGTTTTCTCTGGTTGCCTTCGGCGGCGCGGGAGCGATGCATGCCTGTGAGCTGGCGCATGCTTTACGGATTCCGCGCGTGATTGTCCCTGCGTATCCCGGCGCGCTCTCAGCGCTGGGGATTTTGATCAGCGACGTGGTGAAAGACCATTCCCGGACAATCCTGCTGCGCGTAGCGCCCGGCGCAGCTTTTTCTACGCGGCTCGATCCCATTTTTGCCGAACTCAAGCGCAACATCGCAGCCGAGCTGAAGAAAGAAGACTGGCAGGGAAGAGCGGTGTTTGAGCCGAGCTGTGACATTCGCTATCGTGGCCAGGGATATGAACTGAACTTGCCATACAGCGCCAACGTGCTCAAGCGGTTCCATGCGGAGCACAAGCGACGCTATGGTTACAGCAGCCCGGAGCGCGATCTGGAGATCGTAACGGTTCGCATGAGGGGGCGCGTGGCTTCGCCGGAAAAACTTTCGTGGCTAAAGATCCGTGAAGAACAGGGCAGGCTTAAAGCTTCCAGTCAGATGGTCCACTTTGCCGGACGGCGCTACATGACCCAGATCATCCCGCGATCTGAAGTCCGGCAGGGCAGGCGTTATCGCGGGCCGGCGATTATCACCGAATACAGCGCGACCACGGTAGTTCCACCCGGCCTGAAATATCAAAAAGACCGGGCAGGAAACCTGTTGATTGAACTGTAA
- the lon gene encoding endopeptidase La codes for MASETKSTTNIEPIAVTPDQRPTLTEEQQKSIPVLPVRDTVLFPHAVLPLTVGRESSIQLINSLGEEKTILVVAQREARVDAPQPTDLYAIGTLATVHKVVKMPNQSLFVFTEGLTRGKLQDFTQLTPFLRANVEPIPDTEPETSPEIEALQRNVLTLFQQIVAGSPTLSDELQTVAINIEEPGRLVDFVASSLPFLSTKDKQEILETPDVSHRLQAINHHLAKELEVQQLRNKIQNEVQDQVQQSQREYYLREQMKAIQKELGEQDETQRDVEELRQKIEAAGMPEEVKKEATKELNRLARMSPMAADYSVTRNYIEWLAVLPWAKSSGVVVDIKKAAEVLDADHYDLKKVKDRILDYLSVRRLKPSMKGPILCFVGPPGVGKTSLGRSIARALERKFVRLSLGGVHDEAEIRGHRRTYIGALPGQIMQGLRRAETNDPVFVLDEVDKLGRDFRGDPSSALLETLDPEQNSTFRDNYLDVPFDLSKVLFICTANMLDTIPEPLRDRMEIIELQGYTEDDKAHIAERYLVPKQIEENGLTQEQIEIPEDAVRFISRHYTREAGVRNLERNIGTMCRKQARRIAEGNTEKLTVTREVVQEFLGGIKIRIDTEIAERTKRPGVAVGLAWTPAGGDILFIEANKMKGKGGFTMTGQIGQVMQESMQAALTWVRSNAEKLAIPEEFFKDHDIHIHVPAGAIPKDGPSAGVTMATALVSLLKDTPVRPLTGMTGELTLSGNVLPIGGVKEKFLAAKRAGVKDILFPAENRMNVEEDLTPEQLEGVNLHFCSTIEEVLEVALPGSRLEERQDAETRERVLSNA; via the coding sequence ATGGCGTCTGAAACAAAATCAACTACCAATATTGAGCCTATCGCTGTGACGCCTGATCAGCGCCCAACATTAACTGAGGAACAGCAGAAGAGCATACCGGTCCTGCCGGTCCGTGACACAGTACTGTTCCCGCATGCGGTCCTGCCGTTAACGGTAGGGCGCGAGAGCTCCATTCAACTGATCAATTCGCTGGGTGAAGAGAAGACCATTCTGGTGGTCGCCCAGCGTGAAGCCCGCGTGGATGCACCGCAACCTACTGATTTATATGCCATTGGAACGCTGGCCACCGTGCACAAAGTGGTCAAGATGCCGAACCAGAGCCTGTTTGTTTTTACTGAAGGCCTGACGCGCGGCAAGCTACAGGACTTTACCCAGCTCACGCCTTTCCTGCGCGCCAACGTAGAGCCGATTCCAGACACGGAACCGGAAACCTCGCCGGAGATTGAAGCGCTGCAACGCAACGTGCTGACCTTGTTCCAGCAGATCGTGGCCGGTTCGCCAACGCTTTCAGACGAACTTCAGACCGTGGCCATCAACATTGAAGAGCCGGGCAGGCTGGTGGATTTTGTCGCATCGTCGCTGCCGTTTCTCTCGACCAAAGACAAGCAGGAAATCCTGGAAACGCCGGACGTAAGCCACCGCTTGCAGGCCATCAACCATCATCTGGCGAAAGAGCTGGAAGTGCAGCAACTGCGCAACAAGATCCAGAATGAAGTGCAGGACCAGGTGCAGCAGTCGCAGCGCGAATACTACTTGCGCGAGCAGATGAAGGCCATACAGAAAGAACTGGGCGAGCAGGATGAGACCCAGCGTGACGTGGAAGAGTTGCGCCAGAAGATTGAAGCGGCCGGGATGCCGGAGGAAGTAAAGAAAGAAGCGACCAAGGAACTGAACCGGCTGGCCCGTATGTCTCCGATGGCGGCGGACTATTCCGTGACGCGCAATTACATTGAGTGGCTGGCGGTTTTGCCGTGGGCCAAGTCGAGCGGCGTTGTGGTTGACATCAAGAAAGCCGCCGAAGTGCTGGATGCGGACCATTACGATCTGAAAAAAGTAAAAGACCGCATTCTGGATTATCTCTCCGTGCGCCGGCTCAAGCCGAGCATGAAAGGGCCGATCCTCTGCTTTGTGGGACCTCCGGGCGTGGGCAAGACTTCTCTGGGACGCAGCATTGCGCGCGCGCTGGAGCGGAAATTTGTGCGCCTCTCACTGGGCGGCGTGCATGATGAAGCGGAAATTCGCGGCCATCGCCGTACATACATAGGCGCTCTGCCGGGACAGATCATGCAAGGTCTGCGCCGCGCAGAGACCAACGATCCTGTTTTTGTGCTGGACGAAGTGGACAAGCTGGGGCGCGATTTCCGTGGCGATCCGTCATCGGCGCTGCTGGAAACGCTTGATCCTGAACAGAACTCCACGTTCCGCGACAACTATCTGGACGTGCCGTTTGATTTGTCGAAAGTGCTTTTCATCTGCACGGCCAACATGCTCGATACGATTCCCGAGCCGTTGCGCGATCGCATGGAAATCATCGAGCTGCAGGGTTACACGGAAGACGATAAGGCGCACATCGCCGAGCGCTACCTGGTTCCGAAGCAGATTGAAGAAAACGGCCTGACGCAAGAACAGATTGAAATTCCAGAAGATGCCGTCCGGTTTATCAGCCGGCATTACACGCGTGAAGCGGGCGTGCGCAACCTGGAGCGCAACATCGGTACCATGTGCCGCAAACAGGCGCGCCGCATTGCTGAAGGCAACACAGAAAAGCTGACGGTAACGCGCGAAGTGGTGCAGGAATTTCTGGGCGGAATCAAGATCCGCATTGATACGGAAATTGCCGAGCGTACCAAGCGTCCCGGCGTGGCGGTGGGATTGGCCTGGACACCCGCGGGCGGCGACATTCTGTTCATCGAAGCCAACAAGATGAAAGGCAAGGGCGGCTTCACTATGACCGGACAGATCGGCCAGGTGATGCAGGAATCCATGCAGGCGGCGCTGACATGGGTGCGGTCGAACGCGGAAAAGCTCGCGATCCCAGAGGAGTTTTTCAAGGACCATGACATTCACATCCACGTGCCTGCGGGCGCCATTCCGAAAGATGGCCCCTCAGCGGGTGTGACGATGGCGACTGCGTTGGTTTCACTCTTGAAAGACACGCCTGTGCGTCCGCTGACCGGGATGACCGGTGAGCTGACTCTGAGCGGGAACGTGTTGCCGATCGGCGGAGTGAAGGAGAAATTTCTGGCGGCGAAGCGCGCTGGGGTGAAAGACATACTCTTCCCGGCGGAGAATCGCATGAACGTTGAAGAAGACCTGACTCCGGAACAGCTTGAGGGCGTGAACCTGCACTTCTGTAGCACGATTGAAGAGGTACTGGAGGTTGCGCTTCCGGGCTCGCGCCTGGAAGAGCGGCAGGACGCGGAAACGCGCGAGCGCGTGTTAAGCAACGCCTAA
- a CDS encoding CsbD family protein: MDKERIKGKAEDVAGRVERQVGEWTGNDKAQAEGLAKQAEGKARNAVGKTKDAVRDAADKLNETKIEHDEERLERDKDVA; this comes from the coding sequence ATGGATAAGGAACGCATTAAAGGGAAAGCTGAAGACGTTGCAGGTCGCGTTGAGCGCCAGGTAGGCGAGTGGACCGGCAACGATAAGGCCCAGGCCGAGGGTCTGGCGAAACAGGCTGAAGGCAAGGCCCGCAACGCCGTCGGCAAAACCAAAGATGCCGTGCGCGACGCCGCCGACAAGCTAAACGAAACCAAGATCGAGCATGACGAAGAACGCCTTGAGCGCGATAAAGACGTGGCGTAG
- the pheA gene encoding prephenate dehydratase, translated as MKIAIQGERGAFSHQAALQLVRGADVLACATSVQVFDALDSRRAAAAVIPVENTLAGPVGEHLDLLLERDVFIHAEMRLRIAHNLIAAPGVKLKDIRQVLSHPVALDQCRNFFRKHRGVSAIPFYDTAGSVKHIMAQGLHDTAGIASSQAAKEYGGKVLMSGLEDNKQNFTRFFLIDKKKKVVAEANKTSLVFSLKNVSGALFKALSVFALRDLDLSKIESRPVRGKPWEYRFYVDVLCGEQPAMKLALKHLEEIAGFVKVLGVYPGAK; from the coding sequence ATGAAAATCGCCATTCAGGGCGAGCGGGGAGCATTCAGCCATCAGGCGGCTTTGCAGCTTGTGCGCGGCGCTGATGTGCTGGCGTGCGCCACGTCTGTCCAGGTGTTTGACGCGCTGGATTCTCGCCGTGCCGCCGCCGCGGTGATCCCCGTGGAGAATACGCTTGCCGGGCCCGTGGGTGAGCACCTTGATCTGCTGCTTGAGCGCGACGTTTTTATTCATGCGGAAATGCGGCTGCGGATCGCGCACAACCTGATTGCCGCTCCGGGCGTGAAACTAAAAGATATTCGCCAGGTGCTTTCGCATCCGGTGGCGCTGGACCAGTGCCGGAATTTTTTCCGCAAGCATCGCGGGGTGTCCGCCATTCCTTTTTATGACACGGCCGGCAGCGTGAAGCACATCATGGCGCAGGGCCTGCATGACACTGCGGGGATCGCCAGCAGCCAGGCAGCAAAAGAATACGGCGGCAAAGTGCTGATGTCCGGACTGGAGGACAACAAACAGAACTTCACGCGCTTCTTCCTGATCGACAAAAAGAAAAAAGTTGTGGCCGAAGCCAACAAGACCTCTCTGGTGTTCTCGCTCAAGAACGTTTCCGGAGCGCTGTTCAAGGCGTTGAGCGTTTTTGCCCTGCGCGATCTCGATCTGAGCAAGATTGAGTCGCGTCCGGTGCGCGGCAAGCCATGGGAGTATCGTTTTTACGTGGACGTTCTGTGCGGCGAACAACCAGCCATGAAACTGGCTCTAAAACATCTGGAAGAGATTGCGGGTTTCGTCAAGGTTCTGGGAGTGTACCCGGGGGCGAAGTAG
- a CDS encoding bifunctional diaminohydroxyphosphoribosylaminopyrimidine deaminase/5-amino-6-(5-phosphoribosylamino)uracil reductase RibD — protein MNTAKTMDFNSPRDTINAISEHLRTTKPYAGAQFRLAFLGDGAEQLLTGAVIFRDQHVASRAPETYRQGDRKFVFVEHWCREQWEAVSLLSRLLSGQAEIEGHRIKATFSRSEFSQRIYPAGRDLWTGYDLKSRRDRDETWKELYVPQGDLVRRGASPYQGPDHAINDWIFNQDTYNLPSADLPTKDTIVTIFPDSRARILSADWQQKKLYLEVELKVPPEQIELRISHIESKDRSQSIPLKSGSIEVDIPEDAKSLSIYLLDHSDNIVSHFDLDEYNNRFGKANPNTGRSLRGRTVFSDAEIVFGEPTESGIEEAFFQLNPRTNDDRQFMKMAIDEARKSRAEDGRFHPKVGAVVVKDGRVLARAHRGEIFGCHAEFIALEKKLADQSLAGATVYTTLEPCTSRNDPKIPCAIRLIDRKVARVVIGTLDPNPRISGRGQRALRKANIETDFFPHDLMAEIEELNREFTRQQESQEQPSILTAKEPDRFFALEELAGQLVEELSSYRPLDGTALVPWFDEFRRAPGRFVRYPEVRTAVLDLQNVLDRMFVAKRDHEDGQPELRAELDAALKALLAACDRAAEKHELPTKCPKIRPVSYDRENEKSFAVGLIIANDGEPAYDISIPDVQINQFRIKFVPHFTRLSKEDGSKLCEVSIQNPGGTLFTGEALFDVMRSQNVSNVLLQIRFNDSDSYRYVVTCKLELEAVMVGGSGILRIMARFERQEAEALKANG, from the coding sequence TTGAACACAGCAAAGACTATGGACTTTAACTCTCCCCGAGACACAATAAACGCCATTTCTGAGCACCTTCGCACGACCAAGCCATATGCAGGTGCACAATTTAGGCTCGCATTCTTAGGCGACGGCGCAGAACAGCTTTTGACCGGTGCTGTGATTTTCCGTGATCAGCATGTTGCGTCACGTGCTCCGGAAACATATCGACAGGGAGACAGGAAGTTCGTTTTTGTCGAACATTGGTGCCGCGAACAATGGGAGGCCGTAAGTCTCTTGTCAAGGCTCCTGTCTGGGCAGGCCGAGATCGAGGGTCATCGGATTAAGGCAACCTTCAGCAGGTCAGAATTTAGCCAGCGTATCTATCCTGCGGGAAGAGATTTATGGACTGGCTATGACTTGAAAAGCAGGAGAGATCGTGACGAAACTTGGAAAGAGCTTTATGTTCCGCAAGGAGATTTAGTCCGACGCGGAGCAAGTCCCTATCAGGGACCGGATCATGCCATTAATGACTGGATTTTCAATCAGGACACTTATAATTTGCCCAGTGCTGATCTGCCGACCAAAGACACTATTGTTACCATTTTCCCTGATTCGCGAGCTCGCATTTTGAGTGCAGATTGGCAACAAAAGAAGCTCTATCTCGAAGTCGAACTGAAAGTGCCACCGGAACAAATTGAGCTTCGAATTTCTCATATTGAGAGTAAGGATCGATCTCAATCTATTCCGCTCAAGTCAGGGAGCATTGAGGTTGACATTCCTGAAGATGCCAAATCTTTATCAATTTATTTGTTAGACCATTCTGATAACATCGTCAGCCATTTCGATCTTGACGAATACAACAATAGATTTGGCAAAGCCAATCCGAATACAGGTCGGTCATTGAGAGGTAGAACTGTATTCAGTGATGCCGAAATTGTGTTCGGTGAGCCCACAGAAAGTGGTATCGAAGAAGCATTTTTTCAACTTAACCCTCGCACGAATGACGATCGACAATTTATGAAGATGGCGATCGATGAAGCTCGCAAGAGCAGAGCGGAGGACGGTCGCTTTCATCCAAAAGTCGGCGCTGTTGTTGTTAAAGACGGGAGAGTGTTAGCAAGAGCACACAGAGGAGAGATCTTTGGCTGTCATGCGGAATTCATAGCCTTAGAGAAAAAGCTTGCGGATCAGTCTCTTGCTGGCGCGACTGTTTATACCACCTTGGAACCTTGCACCAGCAGAAATGACCCAAAGATCCCGTGTGCCATTCGGTTGATTGATCGAAAAGTGGCTCGGGTTGTAATCGGGACTCTTGATCCGAATCCTAGGATCAGCGGCCGTGGTCAAAGGGCACTGAGAAAAGCAAACATTGAGACTGATTTTTTTCCTCACGATCTAATGGCAGAAATTGAAGAACTCAATCGTGAGTTCACGCGTCAGCAGGAAAGTCAGGAGCAGCCAAGCATCCTGACAGCTAAGGAGCCTGATCGATTTTTTGCTTTAGAGGAATTGGCTGGCCAGCTTGTCGAGGAACTCAGCAGTTATAGACCTTTGGATGGAACGGCGTTGGTGCCTTGGTTTGATGAATTTCGTCGCGCTCCTGGCAGATTTGTTCGATATCCTGAAGTCCGCACCGCTGTGTTAGATCTTCAAAACGTGCTTGACCGCATGTTTGTTGCAAAGCGAGATCATGAAGACGGCCAACCGGAACTCCGTGCTGAATTAGACGCTGCTCTGAAAGCATTGCTCGCTGCTTGTGATCGGGCCGCCGAGAAACACGAATTGCCAACTAAATGCCCAAAGATCAGGCCGGTCTCTTATGATCGAGAAAACGAAAAGAGCTTCGCAGTCGGTTTAATCATTGCCAATGATGGAGAGCCGGCTTACGACATTTCGATTCCTGACGTTCAGATTAACCAATTCAGAATAAAATTTGTTCCACACTTTACACGCTTAAGTAAAGAGGATGGATCAAAATTGTGCGAAGTCTCCATCCAAAACCCAGGAGGCACGTTATTTACGGGAGAGGCACTATTTGATGTGATGCGCTCACAGAATGTGAGCAATGTTTTACTTCAAATTCGATTCAACGACAGTGATAGTTACCGGTATGTGGTCACGTGCAAGCTGGAACTCGAAGCAGTGATGGTCGGTGGGTCTGGCATTCTACGGATTATGGCACGCTTTGAGCGGCAGGAGGCCGAGGCTCTAAAAGCCAATGGCTAG